TCTAGCATCAACGCCTGCGGTCGGATCGGTATTATTTCGAATGACAATCCCAAGTGGTTGAAAAAATGGATGATATAAAAAGACCGTCAAATCATAGTCTGCCAGTAAGCTATTAAAATTTAATGCGAGAATCGCAAGCGACGTCGGCAAGACAATCGGCAAAATGACCCGAATAAACGTATACAGCGGACGCGCCCCTAAATTTTTCGCCGCATCTTCAAGCGAGCTGTCGAAAGAATAATAGGCGGCTTTCATAATCCGTAGCGTAAACGGAATTTTGTCAATGATATAAGCGATTAACAGCAACACGAGCGTACCAGTTAACACGATATTACCCATAATCGGCATCGGCTTATCGTAAGTAATAATTAAACCTAAAGCCATTAAAATGCCTGGAATTAACCATGGGATATGAAGTAAGTATTCTAACGTCGTCGTTAAACGATTATTGTGCTTATGAATCAATCGGGCAATAAACAGCATCGCCAAAACGACAATAACAGCCGTTAAACCAGAATAAATGATACTAATAATAAAAGGCTCATATGCCGAAGCATCAAATAAAATTTTCCGATAATGATCTAATGTGAAATGCTCCCACGAAAGTGTTCCCGTACTAATACTATACGTATCGGTAAATGAGAAAATAATGACAGCTGCAATTGGTAATACATAAATGGCAAATAGCAGATACGCAAGCACATGAACGAAGACATTAACGAACTTATTGTTGATTTTTTGCTTAACAATTTTCGTTTTCACTTTGGACACCGACATATAAAAGCCTTTTTTCTCTGCCCTCGTAATGAAGTAGAGCAAGGTGATTTGTGACACCCCTAGGAAAATTGCCAGTAAAGCGGCTAAATCTCTTGAGCCTATACTATTGGCAAACGACAAAATCATCGGACTGATCGTCTGAAAACTTTCTCCTCCAACAATTAAAGGTGCAGAAAGAGCGCCAAGCCCCGTCGCAAACAACAACACCGACAGTGTCGTTAATACCGGTCGTAACACAGGAAATACCACTTGGCGAAGAATAGTCCAAGGCGATGCCCCCATATTCTTTGCGGCTTCCACTGTTTGAAAATCAATGCTTTTTACTGCATTAGAAAGAAAGAGAATATGATTCGTCGTACAGGCAAAGGTCATGACAAACAACACCGCGGGATAACCGATAAACCAATCTTCGTTCATCCCCGGAAAGATTGGCGCGAGAAAAGACGTTAACAAGCCATTGCTTCCATATATAAACTGGTAGCCAGCAACTAG
The Litoribacterium kuwaitense DNA segment above includes these coding regions:
- a CDS encoding ABC transporter permease; the protein is MTMNKIFKTHLHNKLSLWLIGILLTWFITAFLIVPNINILSTTFFVDGAFSLEPFEKLLSSERAMKSLLNSFVLAVSLVITVNIVGVFLVLVTDYFDIKGAKLLKLGYFTTLIYGGLILVAGYQFIYGSNGLLTSFLAPIFPGMNEDWFIGYPAVLFVMTFACTTNHILFLSNAVKSIDFQTVEAAKNMGASPWTILRQVVFPVLRPVLTTLSVLLFATGLGALSAPLIVGGESFQTISPMILSFANSIGSRDLAALLAIFLGVSQITLLYFITRAEKKGFYMSVSKVKTKIVKQKINNKFVNVFVHVLAYLLFAIYVLPIAAVIIFSFTDTYSISTGTLSWEHFTLDHYRKILFDASAYEPFIISIIYSGLTAVIVVLAMLFIARLIHKHNNRLTTTLEYLLHIPWLIPGILMALGLIITYDKPMPIMGNIVLTGTLVLLLIAYIIDKIPFTLRIMKAAYYSFDSSLEDAAKNLGARPLYTFIRVILPIVLPTSLAILALNFNSLLADYDLTVFLYHPFFQPLGIVIRNNTDPTAGVDARAMNFVYSVILMVISAAVIYFVYGRGSSKKNIL